DNA from Branchiostoma floridae strain S238N-H82 chromosome 15, Bfl_VNyyK, whole genome shotgun sequence:
GAGGAAGTAGTAGTCTCTCTTtgcgttgttgtctttttgtctcgGCTTCGGAGCGTCGTAACTGCTCCATGTGATCTGTCCCCTGCGTTATGGTGCGTCTCCACTCAGACCGGTTCTCCGCGAGAGTCTCCCAATTAGTGTGGTCAATGTCGCAACGAAGGAGGGTAGCCTTTAACTGGTCGCGAAACCGACGCTTGGGCGCTCCTCGCAACCTTGTGCCGGATTCTAGTTGGGAGTATAGGATCTGGCGAGGAAGTCGAGTTGTAGGCATTCTTTTGACGTGTCCTGCCCAGCGGAGACGATGTCGCGCCATCGTAGTCTCAATGCTGGGGAGCTTGGCCTGGAGAAGGACAGCTTCGTTGGAGACACGGTCTTGCCATTTTATCTTCAGAATGGCACGGAGTTTTTGCTGTTGGAAACGCTCCAGCTTTTTCACATCTCTCCGATACAGGACCCACACCTCGCAGCCATATAGGAGGGTAGACAGGACAATGGCTTGGAAAACCATGATCTTTGTTTGAAGACTGAGGTCATGGTTTAGGAAGACACGTTTGGAGAGCCTCCCGAAAGCTGCATGTGCAGCCCGAATCCTATTGTCAATGTCTTTCTGCATCGTACAGTCATCTGAGAGGAAGCTTCCCAAGTAGGGGAATGATTTCACTGTCTCTAGTACTTCACCTCGGAGTCGGATGTTACTAGTGTCAGGAGGAGGATGCCCCGGAGCTCCCTGTGCGAGGATCTTTGTCTTCCCTATGTTGGAAGTGAGACCGAAGCGGGAGTAAGCACCGTCAAGGACATCGACAGTACTCTGAAGAGCGTCGACTGTATCCACAGGAGTTGCGTTGTCATCAGCGTACTGCAGCTCCCGTACCGTGAAGGAAGTGGTGTGTCTGCGGGAGCGAAGGCGTCCGGTGTTGAAGAGGCCTCCATCCATTCTATAACGAAGTTGGATACCGGAGGCGTTGTCGGGGAGCTCGTGGATCATGGCCCCAAGGTAAAGGGAGAAGAGGGTTGGCGCCAGAACACAGCCCTGCTTCAGGCCAGTAGTGATGGCAAATGGCTCAGACATAGTGTTCTTTACAGCCACACGACCAGTCATCCCATCATGGAGGGCTTGCACAAGGTCTGTGAAGTGGTCAGGACAGCCAAAACGCCTCAGGGTTGCCCACATAGCTGGTCTTGGGACGCTGTCAAATGCCTTCTCCAGGTCCCAGAAGACCAAGAAGAGTGGTTGTCGCTGTTCGCGGGATTTTTCCTGAAGTAGGCGGGCACAGAAAATCATGTCTGTGGTACCACGAGATGGTCGGAAACCGCACTGTGACTCAGGAAGGACTTCTTCGGCAACAGTAAGGAGCCTGTCTAGCAGAATCCGTGCGAAAATCTTTCCAGCAATGCTCAGGAGAGAGATACCGCGGTAGTTTCCGCAGATGGAGCGGTCCCCCTTCTTaaagatggtgatgatggtggcATCCTTCAGGTCCGCAGGTACAACCTTCGTCTCCCACATGCGCAGGATCAGGATGAATAGCCTTGTCTGTACAGCTATGCCCCCATGAGAGATGAGCTCCAGTGGAATGCTGTCAGGACCTGGGGCCTTCCATGCTTTCATGCGGTTCAACGCCTTCTGGAACTCAGCATAAGATGGGGGAAGAGACATCCACTGCCTAACATCGTGTTGAGGTACCTTACGGAGCAAGTCTTCAGCCGCAGACGATGGGCGGTTTAGGAGTGTCTGAAAATGTTCTCTCCACCTGTTAAGGATGGCTTGGTCGTCAGTAAGGGCTGTCATTCCGTCTGCAGTCAGGAGGTTGTTCGTACCTCCTCGACGAGGGCCCGTAAGTTTCCCTTTGTTGCTGCATAGAAGCGCCGGAGATCTCTGTTGTCTGCATAGGACTGGATCTCCTCCAAAAATAGATTTATCATAACTCACAAGCTTTTCAGACAATCAAATAAAATATCGTAAAATGACCAACAGTCAAAGTTGGAGAGCGAAAGTTACGGAGCGGACAACCACATTCACATGCGGTGTTGTAACGGgccagatttgaactccgacccggaaacTCAGCTCAGAACTTCTAGCCAACAAGTCAAACCAGTGAGTTGGAGGTATGGATATCGGATTCTAGAATATTTATGCCCATAATACGTTATGTATGTCGGGGTTTTATGAAAATCAATAGATGGTTATATGGTAGATTTGTTCGTTGAATGAAGGCAAGGATTTGTTAGACTGAGATCGCGATCCATCGATCGATCGTAGCTAGCGAAGACGATTTATAGAATCTTACAAAAATACTCGTTCTTCTCAAAGTTTGTCTTGTTCTGTTTCCACCATGTTTCAGCCTACCAAGGACCCGGGCGGGAGAAAAAGCGGAACTTCCGTGTGCCAAACTGGAGAGAGATCCGTACGGCCGCTTTAATGTGACGAAGAACTGCACTATTGTGGTCGCCAATCCGCTGGATTGGTCAGTACAGTCGGCATATCTGCTGACAATCCGCAGTGGAGTCCACAACACGAGAGTCAAGGTAGAGTTGAGTGACGTTGAGGGCTATCCTCCTGTGTATAACGGGACGTGTGAAACTCCGGTCAACACTGACGGACAGACGGGAGATTTACTACACAGTGTAACTACATCATGGGAACTCGTGACGACAATCGGAGATGTTTTCTTTAGCAGTGGGACACGCAGCAAAGTCGGCGATGCTACAAAGTATTCTCCTTGGATGGCTCACACGGACAACAGCGACTGTAACATTCGCTTAATTTGGTACACTTCTCACATTCCCGAATTGGCAGATTTGATATATGCATAGTACAAGGGTTTCCGTCAACTAACATGTATTGAAAGTTCAAATTCTGGACATGCGAATAAAACCAATGGGCTGCCCAGTTGGAAAATACGGCCTATTTTGCCACAAAACCTGCATCTGTAAGAACGGCGCCCGCTGCCACGGCTTTAACGGTGCCTGCAAATGTCCGCCCGGCTGGAAAGGTGTGGCTTCTGACATTCCCAAACAGGACGTCTCCGTCACGACGACACCTAGCGACCCTCGCGATATCTACATTTCGGCAAATGTCATCTTTCATTGCAAGGCAAACAATGTCGCCGTTCAATACATGTCGTTTACATTTCCAAGTGCGACAGAGAAACTAAGCTTTGGTGAAAATGAGATTAACTTTGTGGTTCCGAACATACAATCAACCAACAGTGGACCCTACACCTGCCAGGTCCGAGACACCCGGGGAAACACACTCAACACCACGTTTGTGCTCAATGTTACCAACTGTGCTCCAGACACAAAAGGTGCCCGGTGTGATGAAGTGTGTGGTTGTCTACAACGTGCCAGCTGTGACCGCTGGGCTGGTTGTGTCTGTCcgccgggatggacaggaacCAGGTGTCAGACCACACGGTCAAGACTGTAGCTGTCAAAACGGGGCGAGCTGTAGCTCTAGCGACGGTAAGTGTAATTGCATCGACGGGTGGTACGGAAGGAATTGTAACAAACCGTGTAAAGACGGTCGGTTCGGTTGGAGATGTCAGCAGGTTTGTGCCTGTAAGAACAATGCCACATGTAGCAACGTGGACGGCAGCTGCGCATGTGTGACGCCGTGGACGGGGCCGGACTGTGACCAATGGCAGACAAGCTCAAGTGAACCGCTGCTCGAAATCCTGGTTTCACTGGGCTCCTTAGTCTTACTTGTTGCCGTAGCGATGGCAATACTCTACAAAATGGGCATTCTGGCTTGCTCCGCACCTGACACAGGCGAGGAGGATAAGATACTTTTCGAGTTGAGGAGAATGGAGCAGGATCTAGCACAGAGTCTACAGCCGGGATGGCTGGGACGTTGGGAGAAGAAGATCAAACATGTTTCTTCTGGTCCCCTGATAGGATTAGGAGAGTTTGGGCAAGTCAGAAGGGCGCAACTTCGCACATCTGAGGGAGAGCTTGCCGTTGCCGCTAAGACAGTTCGCGTCGAGGACTCACAGTCCTACCGAGACTTCTACAGAGAAGCAGCCATTTTGGTAGCTGTGCACAAAGAACGAGATGGCGATTATCgtgagtccaacattgttcgACTCGTGGGGCTCATCACCAAGTCTGCGGTGAAGTACATTCTTCTGGAATATGCACCCAAAGGTGACCTCTTGAGTGTTCTATGCCGAATAAGAATCACTACTGAAGAAGACAAACTTGGAAACCTTCTTGGATACGCAGTCCACATAGCACGAGCTCTACAAGAGCTGGAACGCTTGAGAATCGCCCATCGTGACGTGGCTGCTCGCAACGTCCTCATCACTGCCGATGACGTGGCCAAGTTGGCTGACTTTGGACTGGCCAGAGATGTCTACGCCACTACTCAGTATGTCCGATGCAACCGACCAGGCGTTGACGAACTTCttccgctgaagtggatggcgctGGAGTCCATCGAGACCGGCGAGTACACCTGTCAGAGTGACGTCTGGTCCTTCGGCGTGCtactgtgggagatcgccacgcTGGGGAAAGATCCGTGCTATGATGGCAGGATGCAGCTGAGCTTTCTTCAGATGGTGGGGATTCTGAGGCAAGGAATACGGTTGGAGAGGCCGCCGGGATGTCCATAGGACCTGTACCGACTGATGAGGTCGTGTTGGCGCGACGTTCCAGATACCAGACCGACTCCAGAAGGGATAGAAGAGAGGCTGCTGCAACTGAGACGTGCACTGCTTCcacatgacgtcattgaaaTGGAGACTGTGGTGTAGTTTTTTTTCGCTATCAAATCCTGTAAAAGAAAATGTGAAGCTTTTGTTTGCCATTCTTAGCATTTTTGTAGAATCTTTCTTCGTGTGTGTAGTGCTTGTGTTGACATTTTAATCACTGAGTGTTGTTTTGAGGCCATTAGTTTGAATTGAGAGCTAGCTGTACAGAATCTTGCTTGTTTTGCAGTGTACCAATTCCCACAGTAACAG
Protein-coding regions in this window:
- the LOC118432213 gene encoding angiopoietin-1 receptor-like, which encodes MRCCNGPDLNSDPETQLRTSSQQVKPVSWSLPRTRAGEKAELPCAKLERDPYGRFNVTKNCTIVVANPLDWSVQSAYLLTIRSGVHNTRVKVELSDVEGYPPVYNGTCETPVNTDGQTGDLLHSTQKVPGVMKCVVVYNVPAVTAGLVVSVRRDGQEPGVRPHGQDCSCQNGASCSSSDGKCNCIDGWYGRNCNKPCKDGRFGWRCQQVCACKNNATCSNVDGSCACVTPWTGPDCDQWQTSSSEPLLEILVSLGSLVLLVAVAMAILYKMGILACSAPDTGEEDKILFELRRMEQDLAQSLQPGWLGRWEKKIKHVSSGPLIGLGEFGQVRRAQLRTSEGELAVAAKTVRVEDSQSYRDFYREAAILVAVHKERDGDYRESNIVRLVGLITKSAVKYILLEYAPKGDLLSVLCRIRITTEEDKLGNLLGYAVHIARALQELERLRIAHRDVAARNVLITADDVAKLADFGLARDVYATTQYVRCNRPGVDELLPLKWMALESIETGEYTCQSDVWSFGVLLWEIATLGKDPCYDGRMQLSFLQMVGILRQGIRLERPPGCP
- the LOC118432212 gene encoding uncharacterized protein LOC118432212 codes for the protein MTALTDDQAILNRWREHFQTLLNRPSSAAEDLLRKVPQHDVRQWMSLPPSYAEFQKALNRMKAWKAPGPDSIPLELISHGGIAVQTRLFILILRMWETKVVPADLKDATIITIFKKGDRSICGNYRGISLLSIAGKIFARILLDRLLTVAEEVLPESQCGFRPSRGTTDMIFCARLLQEKSREQRQPLFLVFWDLEKAFDSVPRPAMWATLRRFGCPDHFTDLVQALHDGMTGRVAVKNTMSEPFAITTGLKQGCVLAPTLFSLYLGAMIHELPDNASGIQLRYRMDGGLFNTGRLRSRRHTTSFTVRELQYADDNATPVDTVDALQSTVDVLDGAYSRFGLTSNIGKTKILAQGAPGHPPPDTSNIRLRGEVLETVKSFPYLGSFLSDDCTMQKDIDNRIRAAHAAFGRLSKRVFLNHDLSLQTKIMVFQAIVLSTLLYGCEVWVLYRRDVKKLERFQQQKLRAILKIKWQDRVSNEAVLLQAKLPSIETTMARHRLRWAGHVKRMPTTRLPRQILYSQLESGTRLRGAPKRRFRDQLKATLLRCDIDHTNWETLAENRSEWRRTITQGTDHMEQLRRSEAETKRQQRKERLLLPRSPPTLPCTKCPRLFHTALGLSSHLRHRHQQLANETGWT